AACAGCGCAAGCCAGCACAGTTCATTTTGTTGGGCACTCGTTGGGTGGCTTAGTGATCCGCTCATACTTGCAAGCGCATCAACAATTGTTAGCTAGCGACAGGTTTGGTGCGGTTGTGTTGATGGGAACCCCGAACAAAGGCAGTGAAGTCGCTGATTATTATCAGGGCACTTGGCTGATGTCGTTAGGTGGTGAAATTAGTCAATCGCTGGTCACCAATGCGCAAGGCCTTAGCCAGCAACTTGAAGACATTGATATCAACGCTGGTGTGATTGCGGGCACAAAAGGCAATACTTTTACTAAGTCATTATTTACCAGCGAAAACGACGGTTTAGTGTCAGTGGAATCAACAAAACTCAAACATATGAGCGACTTTATTACCATCGATGTGGGTCATGCCATTATGAGATACAGCAGCATAGTTGCCGAGCAAACTATCCATTATCTGCGTCATGGAAAGTTTATGCACTAGTGCTGATATCTATCCCACAAACGTTTGCATTCAAACTACCAGGCGCCACGAAAGCTAACTGTATTTATTGTACTTTTCGATATTCAGCTGGGCTAACGCCGACTTTTGACTTGAACAGCTTACTGAAGTGCTGTGGATATTCAAAACCCAAGCTATAGGCAATTTGGCTCACTTGCTCAGTAGATGACAATAACTGATTTTTAGCGCGTTCTAGTAAAAAGTCTTGAATATACTGCTGGGCATTTCGGCCTGTTGCATTCTTTAGCATATCGCTTAAATATGAAGATGACATACCCATAGCTTCACTAAAATGTTTCACTGTTGGCAAGCCATAATCCAATGCATGTGCTTGTTCAAAGTAATCATTAAGCAAGTTATCTAACTTTGCCAATAAATCTAAATTGTGGTTGGCGCGCACGTAAAACTGGCGATCATAAAATCGAGTACAGTAATCAAGTATCAATTCAATATTGGAGACAATCAGCTTTTGCGTGTGTTTATCAATATTGTTGTTGTACTCTTTTTCAATTTGATTCACTAACTCGTGTAAAACGCGCTTTTCATCTTCCGATACATGTAAGGCTTCATTCGTTTCATAAGAGAAAAACGAGTAATGCCCGATATGCTTACCCACGTCATAGCGTCTAATAAGATCAGGATGAAACAGCAATACCCAACCAGTCTCGCCATCTAACTCTTCGGTGTTGCTATAAGTTTGTGCCTGCCCAGGCTTAGTAAACACCATACTCCCCTGCTCAAAGTCATAGCTACTGCGACCATAAATAATTTCGCCTTTTATGCCTGCTTTAAACGCGACTTGATAAAAATCATAGATATAAGTGAAATCGCCATAGTCGTAATTCGTTATTGCTTTGCCAATCTGAAGCACTGACACTAATGGGTGCTTGGGCGCGGGCAAGCACAAAGCTTGATGCACTTCAGTAATGGTAGAAAGTCGAACAATAGTGCTCATGGCAGTCGGGTTTTTAATGAGTGAATACATCTTAGTCTAACTTATCGAATTTGAATTGTCGGCGGCCTATTGGCTGGTTTTATCAGCAGGCCGTACTTCAACACCTGCTTTCAGACTACTTAAAACTCTTGTTTTTAATGCCTTAGCTAAATTTTCATATTGCTTAGCAATGCTCGACTCACCCCAAAAATTTACATAAAGCCCCGTATACTTTTCATAAATAGTCACTTTTGTACCTCGCTCAGTTTTTGTTAGCAGATACTTATGATCAAAAGTAATTATCCCCCAAAGGCCACCGGTTTGGTTGAGTAGTTTGTTGGGAACAACTTGCTTAACTCTGGCACTGATCTTTGCTGACTTTTGTTCGGCTGGGTTTTCGGTGACGGTATAGATGATATTTTCACCTTGCTTTAGATCTCCCTTTTCATAGAGAAAAACTGGATTCCAATGCTGATAGCTAGCCACATCTGTGAGTACTTGCCACACCAATACTGGCGGTGCCTCTATTTCTATTTCAGTTTTTACAGACTTATTGCCAAGCCAAGCACTTACTGACATAGCAATAATAATCATGCTGCTTAGTGGTAAAAATGACATTGTATCTCTCCTGTTTCTGTCGCGTTATGACACGAAGTAGCGTTTGCCTATACGAGTGTATCTTCTCTTGATTTTCTCAACGTATACATA
The nucleotide sequence above comes from Thalassotalea euphylliae. Encoded proteins:
- a CDS encoding alpha/beta fold hydrolase gives rise to the protein MSCSHTSSQQNSQIQNSNQQELIVLAHGLGRSDTAMWWLEQQLEKAGYQVCSLDYDTIGESVDSVFGSTSEQIDQCLTAQASTVHFVGHSLGGLVIRSYLQAHQQLLASDRFGAVVLMGTPNKGSEVADYYQGTWLMSLGGEISQSLVTNAQGLSQQLEDIDINAGVIAGTKGNTFTKSLFTSENDGLVSVESTKLKHMSDFITIDVGHAIMRYSSIVAEQTIHYLRHGKFMH
- a CDS encoding SRPBCC domain-containing protein, which produces MSFLPLSSMIIIAMSVSAWLGNKSVKTEIEIEAPPVLVWQVLTDVASYQHWNPVFLYEKGDLKQGENIIYTVTENPAEQKSAKISARVKQVVPNKLLNQTGGLWGIITFDHKYLLTKTERGTKVTIYEKYTGLYVNFWGESSIAKQYENLAKALKTRVLSSLKAGVEVRPADKTSQ
- a CDS encoding helix-turn-helix domain-containing protein, with protein sequence MYSLIKNPTAMSTIVRLSTITEVHQALCLPAPKHPLVSVLQIGKAITNYDYGDFTYIYDFYQVAFKAGIKGEIIYGRSSYDFEQGSMVFTKPGQAQTYSNTEELDGETGWVLLFHPDLIRRYDVGKHIGHYSFFSYETNEALHVSEDEKRVLHELVNQIEKEYNNNIDKHTQKLIVSNIELILDYCTRFYDRQFYVRANHNLDLLAKLDNLLNDYFEQAHALDYGLPTVKHFSEAMGMSSSYLSDMLKNATGRNAQQYIQDFLLERAKNQLLSSTEQVSQIAYSLGFEYPQHFSKLFKSKVGVSPAEYRKVQ